A part of Ziziphus jujuba cultivar Dongzao chromosome 8, ASM3175591v1 genomic DNA contains:
- the LOC125421252 gene encoding disease resistance RPP8-like protein 3 — MAEFVLTKLAESVLSQSVERIAKLLIHEAASLRNVRDDVVLLQDELQSLQGFIKSADTKQHHDKHLQWLVLKVKDVASDAEDVIETYIFKVASSYIKACHNKRARAQISFVRERIKVIFTSMQTYWIASVAAGEVEASVSTVELQRKLRRRSPNEEEEDVIILEDSFRDLTAKLTNVEDQLRIVSVVGMGGLEDGLNDWLQGELKEKRCLVVLDDIWTTVDWNSIKGAFLGGKEGSKLLFTTRNEEVATSADPLSSIIKPRILTDKESWELLQKKAFPKGGCPQEFEGVGMQMATKCGGLPLAVIVLGGLLRTKTTFKEWEKVLGDINSYLNKVQSHQEYEGVNEILALSYYDLPYYLKPLFLYLGNFPEDTEIPKSKLVRLWIAEGFIPRPKPTTRRREELKQTLEAVAEGHLEELIHRCMVQVEKRDHTGIGVKTCRMHDLMRDLCISKAREESFAQIIQQQHESNLSTDVSAASSYEHLGSGHSRRLVIHPGFDRRFRKPWACSTFFRKLLGCNNNPSSSLVESNWVEQQVHPNLRSLLCLGGILSLSTLKSSNFRMLRVLELYFRLGSKIPGGIGNLICLTYLSLSCGKYEDISLPSSIGNLRNLYTLDLGNNANVRGSVGKISRLVRLRYLSLPRYQHNQSGFRIDKLKDIVTLKNIPACVLIRSYDALHKLTNLRKISIVCSGFYHNYNEDHVRRVLRSQIVRSGRLTSLRILIKGLLIEGTEAGFPSLKSLSYCKSLSKLGLCGKMKLQQQQGLIRLPQSLTKLTLRMSYMEQDPMPVLENKLPNLRFLMLGLDAYVGSEMVCSAHGFPNLDTLQLTTLFKLREWIVEEGAMPSLKKLTIDHIQKLEMIPEGLEFVTSLKELEIVSMSYSFCEKLQMKNGIEGQDYYKIRHIPSISFNMCTQD; from the exons ATGGCGGAATTTGTCTTAACAAAATTAGCAGAGTCCGTCTTGTCCCAATCAGTAGAAAGAATCGCTAAGCTTCTCATCCATGAAGCTGCGTCCTTGAGGAATGTGAGGGATGATGTGGTGCTTTTGCAAGATGAACTGCAGTCCCTTCAGGGCTTCATAAAAAGTGCAGATACCAAGCAACATCATGACAAGCACCTCCAATGGTTGGTACTAAAAGTGAAAGATGTAGCTTCTGATGCTGAGGATGTTATTGAGACTTACATCTTCAAAGTAGCCTCCTCTTACATCAAAGCTTGTCATAATAAAAGAGCTCGAGCCCAGATCAGCTTTGTTCGAGAGAGGATCAAAGTCATCTTTACAAGTATGCAGACTTATTGGATCGCATCTGTTGCTGCTGGCGAGGTCGAGGCGAGTGTTTCAACGGTGGAGCTGCAGCGGAAGCTGAGAAGAAGATCTCCAAATGAAGAAGAGGAGGATGTTATTATCTTGGAGGATAGCTTCAGGGATTTAACAGCTAAACTGACCAATGTGGAAGATCAGCTCCGCATTGTCTCTGTAGTGGGCATGGGCGGTTTGG AGGATGGTCTAAATGACTGGCTTCAAGGAGAGCTCAAAGAGAAGCGGTGTCTGGTGGTACTTGATGACATATGGACGACTGTAGATTGGAATTCTATAAAAGGTGCTTTCCTAGGAGGAAAGGAGGGAAGCAAGCTTCTGTTTACCACTCGCAATGAGGAAGTAGCAACATCTGCTGATCCATTGAGCTCCATAATTAAACCTCGTATTTTGACAGACAAAGAGAGTTGGGAGCTTCTACAAAAAAAGGCATTTCCAAAAGGAGGTTGTCCACAAGAATTTGAGGGGGTGGGAATGCAGATGGCCACAAAATGTGGAGGACTGCCTCTTGCAGTGATCGTACTTGGTGGTTTGTTGAGGACAAAAACTACATTTAAGGAATGGGAGAAGGTGTTGGGAGATATAAATTCATACTTGAACAAAGTGCAATCACATCAAGAATATGAAGGAGTGAATGAAATATTAGCCTTGAGCTACTATGATCTGCCTTACTACTTGAAGCCCCTGTTTCTATATTTGGGCAACTTCCCAGAGGATACTGAAATACCCAAAAGTAAATTGGTCCGATTATGGATAGCAGAAGGATTTATACCCAGGCCCAAACCGACAACGAGGAGAAGAGAAGAGCTGAAACAAACATTGGAAGCTGTAGCAGAAGGACACTTGGAAGAGCTGATCCACAGGTGCATGGTTCAGGTGGAGAAAAGGGACCATACAGGAATAGGTGTCAAAACATGCCGCATGCATGATCTTATGCGAGACTTGTGTATATCCAAGGCAAGAGAGGAAAGCTTTGCTCAGATTATCCAGCAGCAGCATGAGAGCAACTTGTCTACTGATGTTTCTGCGGCTTCTTCATATGAGCATTTGGGTAGTGGTCATTCCCGAAGACTAGTCATCCATCCTGGTTTTGATCGTCGTTTCAGAAAACCTTGGGCATGCAGCACCTTTTTCAGAAAGCTGCTTGGTTGCAATAATAATCCGTCTTCTTCTTTGGTGGAGTCTAATTGGGTGGAACAGCAGGTACATCCCAATCTTCGTTCTCTTTTGTGTTTGGGTGGCATTCTTTCTTTATCAACATTAAAATCAAGCAATTTCAGAATGTTGAGAGTGCTGGAACTTTATTTTAGATTGGGATCTAAAATTCCTGGAGGCATTGGTAATTTAATTTGCTTGACATATTTAAGTCTCTCGTGTGGTAAGTATGAAGATATAAGTCTGCCATCCTCCATAGGTAATCTGCGCAATTTGTACACTCTAGATCTTGGGAATAATGCGAATGTCAGAGGATCAGTGGGAAAGATATCAAGATTGGTACGTTTGAGATATCTGTCACTACCACGTTATCAGCACAATCAAAGTGGTTTTCGAATAGATAAACTAAAAGATATTGTGACCTTAAAGAATATACCAGCTTGTGTGTTGATTAGATCATATGATGCACTACACAAATTGACTAATCTTCGAAAAATATCGATAGTCTGTTCTGggttttatcataattataatGAAGATCATGTGAGAAGGGTGTTGAGGTCCCAAATCGTTCGATCAGGCCGCCTAACATCCTTGCGAATCTTGATAAAAGGACTGTTGATAGAAGGCACCGAAGCTGGATTTCCAAGTCTGAAATCACTTTCCTATTGTAAGAGTCTCTCTAAATTAGGTTTGTGTGGGAAGATGAAATTACAACAACAGCAAGGATTAATACGTCTTCCACAAAGCCTTACCAAATTGACTCTGCGCATGTCTTACATGGAGCAGGACCCAATGCCAGTGTTGGAGAATAAGCTACCAAATTTAAGGTTTCTTATGCTTGGTTTGGATGCATATGTTGGTTCTGAAATGGTTTGCTCTGCCCATGGATTTCCAAACTTAGACACTCTTCAACTCACTACATTGTTTAAGTTAAGAGAGTGGATAGTAGAGGAAGGTGCGATGCCGAGTCTCAAGAAATTAACCATTGACCATATTCAGAAATTAGAGATGATTCCAGAAGGCTTGGAATTTGTGACTTCCCTCAAAGAATTGGAAATTGTTTCGATGAGCTATTCCTTCTGCGAGAAGCTTCAAATGAAAAACGGAATTGAAGGACAGGATTACTACAAAATCCGACATATACCCTCCATCTCTTTTAATATGTGTACTCaagattaa